Below is a window of Tachysurus fulvidraco isolate hzauxx_2018 chromosome 11, HZAU_PFXX_2.0, whole genome shotgun sequence DNA.
ttgtaaaataaatatattttgacaaaatgcaaataaattaattataaatttattttatttaataaaaaaaagtaaaaaaacagcaattaatTACTTCATCAAGGAATCTATGACCGAAATGTAAGAATTTTAGTGATTAAGGAACTATGACAggaatattataattatttccaTTTAGTATTGTTTACTGCAActgtttccatttttttattattaattataaataaggaGAAATCATTCTTCTAAATAATCTCTATTTAATTCAGTACTCCAGCTCTTTACGTCTGACCAGGTTCCTTTAGAATAAGATGTAAATTAATTCTCACTTGTGTTGCACATTTAAACTTACTGTTTAACTCGAGCTCACAGAACTAAtaaaaattagaataaaatgcTGGCTTGTGACTTTCATACGGcggaaaatgtaaaaatgtttcatgCAGTGGAAAATGTTGATGCTGGAGACTCTGTCCATAAATATTACATCAGATTCTCCTTTAGGAAAACTTACATCAGTGCTTACACTGgactttctcttttttacttgttttgtaATAACTTGTAGTAATAACCTGTAGTAACTTGTtttggttactatagaaatgatagaaagatagatagatagattagatacaatagatagatagaaacattagatagatagatacaataGAAACGATAgaaacaatagatagatagatagatgatagacCGATAGatatatgatagatagatagatagatagataaatagatagataagtaGATAGAATAGATgattgatagacagacagacagacagatagatagatagatgggtggcttggtggatagatagatagatgatagacagatagatatatgATAcaaattgatagatagatagatagatagatagatagatagatagatagatagaatagatgattgacagacagacagacagacagacagatagatagatagatagacagattgaCAGATCTCATTAACCGGATATCAGAACTGACGTCTTTATTACCGACGTCCTTAAGAGAGACGTGAAATAAATCACAGAACACGCGAGTAGATGAGAATAAAATATAGCCTATTTATTCACTTACACATACAATTATAcacaatttattaaatatacagtaagaacacagtttaataaataaattcaagttTACAAAGGAAAAACCCGTGGCAtggcacaaataaaaaaaatatagacacaAAGTACATCAGCATTAAAATGTTCAACACCAGCAGTTAAGTTTTATAGGAAGGGAGGATTTGTTTTGTGCAATGTACTGAGATCCAACAAGCAGCAATATAACAGATCATCTTTAAGTaagtaaacattaaaacacGATACGCCACCATCACacgagagaaaaaacaaactccTGAGAAGGGAGCATTCACTATTTAAATGCTAGTTATGTGCTCACATTGTTTGGTTCAGTACGACGATGTGCGTTGACGTCTGTTTCAGGCAGGGATTGCTTAAGACAGCTAACAGTATTGTATTTGCCATGAAAATCAGTGCCATAAGGGATATTAGTAAActtttaaatcttttacattGCCTTAGttagtgggggaaaaaaaagagatacgTACGGTATAAATTACAACTTAAAAAAGACCAGAAAAAGCCAATAAGAAAAATGTTGAGCTCGTAATAAAAAGCGTCACAGCAGCGAGATCGTGTTAAACGGTTGAGCGAGCATTACAtagaacactctctctctttctctctctctccagataAGATGATCTTATCTTCACCGTGCTTCCGGGAGACGATTACAAACCGAACGTCAGATTGTTTAAATCAAAATGATTCGAatcctaaaataaaataaaacaaaaaaaaactaacaatttaaaaaaaaaaaaacacacttaaaaaaataaatatttagataaacaaacaaactcaaacCCTCCACACATGGACCTTCTCAGCCACCACACACCAGTTGGCATGATCCAAGTACGTCTGCAGGATGTGAAGTTCCTCGACATGTTCCTCGATCAGCTGCGTCAGTTCTCCCTCTCTGAAGACATGGTAATAGCGCAGACATGACTCGTTCAGCTGGTCTTTACTCCACTCCTCATTCTGCGTCAGGGACACCGCGCTTTCCTGTCCGATATCTCCTGCATCGTCCTCTCCGAGATGTTCGCTCCCCGAGCACTCCCTCTGTCGAGACACCAGATCCGGTAACGGTACTGAAGAGCAGTCCTGCACCAGCGCGACCGAAACCGTCCCGTCGACGCCACTACACTCGGCTTTCTGCATCTGCTCGTGCGGCTCGAAGACGTCCTCTTCTAGGCTGTTCCTAGAGGATGGGTTTGTGAAGAAGCTAGACACTTGTCTGATCAGAGCTCGCCCTCTTGTGCTTCTCGCTTGGGTTCTCGCCTCAGGTTCGTCAGTGGGGCTGCAGAAAACGCTGAGCTCTCTAGAGGATGAGCGAGACACGCTGAGGCTGCTTAAATCCAGCACAGAGTCCAGAGACCTGGAGAAAAACCAGAGCTTCTGCTTCCTCTGCTGTGCTGGGCTCCCTGGATCTTCTTCATCCACCATTGACGATGTGCTTTTTGTGTTCCTGTGCATTTCGTCAGACACCGTGGCTTCGCTAATGCTCTGGGTTCCGCCGCCGCGCAGCCTGGGTCTGAGGCGTCCTCTCGAGGTAGAGGATAAGGGAGGGTTGGGGTTCCATGGCACAAAGATGTCCTGCTTCTCAAACTTGCGTCTTTTCTGTTCCATGGCCCACACGTAGATCATGACTCGCCCTCCTACTCTTAACGTACGCGAGATTTCCTTTAGTGCCCGGACGCGGCGCTCTTTGGTCGACATGTGGTGGATGACTGCAAAGGAAAAAGAGCTTCAGTGATGAAAATGAAGGTGGGGAGATGAACAGGACTTTATAAAATCACTTCATGATGCTGTTCCCGACTACAGAGGGAGTTACTCTGAGTAACaacagagaaaggaaagagcTGGAGAAAATCTCTGCTCATTCACAGTACTGAAAAGCTGCTCACGGTACAATCATAGCTGTGAAACTCCACCTTCTGAAGCAGATGAAGATGCCTGGTTTCATCCCCTACACATTCCACCTCCCTACAGTGAAGCCTGTGGTGGAAGCATCGTGTCCATCGTGTTAGGGTTAAAGGTTTGGGGGTTTCACCTAGAGCGGTTTTTACTGGttcttttactgtttactgctcTGTATGACAATTTCTTTAAagtgcttcacacacacacacacacaaccacacacacacacacacacacaaccccccccacacacacaacccccccccacacacacacaaccacacacacacacaaacaaccacacaaacaaaacacaaaaaaacaaaacccacaaaaaacacacaacaaaaaacaaacaacaaaacaaaaaacaaaaaacacacaaacaaacaaaaaaaaacacacacacaaacaaaacacaacaaaaaaacacaaaacaaaacaaacacaacaccaacaaaaaaaacaacaccaaacacacaaaacaaaacccaacacacaaaaaacaaaaaaacaaccacacaaacaaaaacaacacacaacacacacaaacaaacaacacgacaaataacaacatacacacaaccacacacgcacacatacaaccacacacacaacaacacacacacacaaaaccaaccccccccacacacacaaaacacacacaaacaaccacacccccccacacagccccacacgcacacacaacccccccacacaaccccccccacacaaccccacacacaatCCCCCCCACACAAAAAAACCCGAGCCATTCATTGCTATTAAATCCCCAATCTTCCTGATGTCCTATAAATGAGACAAAATGTACTCTTTTAtcaacaaatattttaatttcaatATGATGTGCattagaataaaatgaatacaacTGTAAAATTTATGTAAGCTATTTAAATCCCACCTCTTACAAAAAGACCGAGCAGAAAAGAACTTTGATACCCAGCGGCATTCAATTAGCAACATGACCCTCTGCACTCGTGAACGGTCGCAGTAACAGACTCCCTCAGGATGAGCGAGGGTTGCCAGGTGACCTACAGAACACACGGAAAAGCTTCCGTATCCAAGTAACAGAGCTTGCTTTGTACACACCATCCTGCTTTAATAAAGATATATGCCATGCGCTGGGGCATTAATATTACAATTAATAACAGGGAAGCAGAGCAGATGATGGGAGCGCTGACTAAGGTACTGAATACTAAAACCCATAAAGTTATAGGAAAGTCAACAGCTGTAGAAAAAAAGCTGACACGGTTTATTTAAAGCTTCTGCTAAAATTGCAGcaatataaagtaaaaagaaataaataaatcagctaATTATTGAGACATAAATTAAGATTATTATGTAATGGTAAGTGTGTTCATGAAGAAGTAAAGCAAGCTAAATCTGAGGAATTGTTTAAGCCAGAGGACGGTAAGGACGATCAAGtgttaaatgtttaatgttgtcCATATCTAGAAAAGGAcgggttttattttaaatcagagGACAACCATTAATAGTTTGTGCGAAAAGTGACCTTGAATCTTGCCTCTGGATGATGTGAAAATGACCAACAATGTGCATGACCATGTAATGTATGTTAAGGTACGACAGATGAGGTTAGTCTGAGGGTCTTTTTACACCCGgacacttcgtgtgttgtctctgatgtgctatctgatttgttaaaactgttccatttacattaggccacataaacgcatctcggcgaatcggatatcgatcccatcttttaactcccgcccaaaatgctaatatatttcacctcatttccggggtaattgaaatggaacacgctttggtgtatgcggttttcagaacgcgatcaaaatgAGGACGAAAAAACGTCTTTGTTACGATGGTCAggttacaaaaaacagcatttactgttcgctgcattttcgctggcagcagcagcgcattttaagacccgacgagacgcctgggtgaaagatcacctgtgagtgacgtacttccctttgggaggagtatagcgctgacgtatgtggcttgaacaaccacatacatttacacctgtccagtttcatctgaaacgcgtcccagacctcctcctgaaggggtttgtaccgtcggatttatatccgtctcgaaaccgtttcggagggcatttagacctggtctttttaccatcggacaGCTAcaatatctgatcacagaaaacacgaAGTCACCAGGGGTTAAAAGCCCCAACGTTTATAGTCCTTACCTTTtcttaaagttttatttttataccaaaCAAATTCCACTCTTGTTCATCCATATTTTAACGAAGTCTCCATAAGATCAGACTGAAATAGAACAGCAGTgttgataagtgtgtgtgagtcactgtttcctgttttgtgctGTGCCTTAAAGTTAAGTACCTACGCACCCAGTGAGTCAGGTTTATTAAAGGCATGGAAAtctttgctgtttgtttttacttgatTAATGTGAATAACAGAAACTGCTCTGGGTAATGATCTGATAAATGCATAATAAACATGGGGAATGAAAATGTTAGAATTACCAACGTTTAAACCTCTTAACCACTTGTATATAATCACTCCTGACAACCATGATGTGTAGacagaaatgcttttcttttcataaATGTTGAAAAGAGTGATTATATAAGTTATACTATATCCTTCCTGACAGTTTGACCCAATCTGTCAACATGGTGTTTTACCACCAGcagaactgtcactcactcgatgttttttgttttcttcaccATTCTCTAGAGTTCACCAACTATAGAGACTAGGCTTCTAGTACTGGCAACCATGCCACAGTTAGCCATAGAGATTATGCCTTACCTAAGCCCTCAGTAAAAACCCCAAGCCTAAGTCTATAACCCCAATGCTACCCCCAAACTGAATGCTATCATCTAAAACTCCCCAAACCACAgactgaaacaaaataaataaataaacaaacaagcaaaaaaaaaaagtcagttagTCAAAACCCCTATCCCCAGTTAGCTAACACCACACTGAAACCCcaatccccccaaaaaaacaccacactgaAACCCCTAACCCCAAACCCCCCAAAAACACCACACCGAAACCCCAAATCCCCCAAAAACACCACACCGAAACCCCAAACCCCCCAAAAACACCACACCGAAACCCCAAACCCCCcaaaaacaccacaccacaccgaAACCCCAAACCCCCCAAAAACACCACACCGAAACCCCAATCCCCCAAAAACACCACACCGAAACCCCAATCCCCCAAAAACACCACACTGAAACCCCAATCCCCCCAAAAACAGCACACTGAAACCCAAATCCCCAGAAAAAACACCACTCTGAAACCCCAGTTCCAAACACCACTCTGAAACCCAATCCCCCAAACCCCAATTCCAAAAACCCCAAGCCCACAAACAGCACTCTGAAGCCCCGATCCCATAAACACCACTCTGAAGCCCCGATCCCATAAACACCACTCTGAAGCCCCGATCCCATAAACACCACTCTGAAGCCCCGATCCCATAAACACCACTCTGAAGCCCCAATCCCATAAACACCACTCTGAAGCCCCAATCCCATAAACACCACTCTGAAGCCCCAATCCCATAAACACCACTCTGAAGCCCCAATCCCATAAACACCACTCTGAAGCCCCAATCCCATAAACACCACTCTGAAGCCCCGATCCCATAAACACCACTCTGAAGCCCCAATCCCATAAACTCCAGTCTAAATCCCCAATTCCATAAACACCACTGTGAAGCCCCAAACCAAAAACTAAACCCCACTGTAAACCTGTGAATCTGACAGGAATGGCTGTCTGGTGTGGATTACCTGCGATGGAGAGCACGGCATCAAAGCAGCCGTCTCTGTAGGGTAAACGCAGGCCGTCGCACAGCTGAACCTCATGACCTCGACTCCAGGCCGAATCCACCAGGGGCCGGCACACATCACAGCCCATCTTAAAGATGCTTTCGTTGATGTGCAGATACTTCCCATTGCCACATCCTGTCATGgtgaaaaatatgcaaaattagTTTGTGCTTAACAAGCCGAGACGATGGCTATAAAAGGATAAAgtatcaaaacaaaacactgcagcGTTACAGAAACACTGCTTTCTCCTTTACGTGACTCGTCTGGTTTATTCGGTCAGCAGGTCACATCATTCGGTTTGTAATTCTGTTGTGCTCCTTAGTTTTTACGAGCTGACAAATTGTCTCTCGTTCCCAAAAATGTCAAACGGCAGAGAATCTTGAGCTCGTTTTCGTTAACAGCAGGATATTTTTCAAATCGAATGTGACGACACTATTTTTTCAAATCCTGAAAGCTTTTTAACAAAGCTCATCATTTTttaatggacaaaaaaaaaacaaaaaaaaaaaacacttgaccACTTAACTTGCGCAAAGAATCCAGATGCACAGAAGGTCACAGCAAGGACAGATCAAACCCAGAAAAGATAGAGTTCTCATCTTTGCTGATTATAAGATAATAATGCTGTGTCCTTACCGACATCAGCGACGATGCTGCCCGGCTCCTGCTCCAACAGGAACTGCTTGACTCTTGGCCAAGCCTTGTAGCGACTGTCATTAAAGAACGGCGCAATCCTCTCGTACACGCTGTGAACATGGTCTCTCTCCAGCTGGCTGGCAGCCTCGTCCATGCTGCTCACAAATTAGCCATGCACAGCATCCTCTGCGCTCTgagaaagaaagcgagagagagggagacagagagagagagggagcaagagagagagagagagagacagagagcgagagagagaaacagttcCTTATCTATCCCTGTGAGAAGTGTGACAGGATGCCTTCTTGACAAACAGCCTTTTCTTGGTAACATCAATTTTCCTGCAAATTCAGCATGACAAAATCTTAAAGTGCCAGGACTccggagggggggggggggggggacacattaaaaaggacattatttcctgtccagtgtacattatttcctgtccagtgtcacccaaatgaggatgaggttcacttctgagtccggttcctctcagggtttcttcctcagatcatctcatggagtttttccgcaccaccatcacctcaagCTTGCTCAGGGATAACTTGTTAAACTTTCAAATTTTTATTGTATCTATACTTcagtaaagctgttttgagacaatgtccattgttaaataaactgaattgaactgatgtattctaatgagcaagctgtcAGAGTCTCGCTGCTCGCTGTGTCACTCCAAACAGATCTACAATTAAATATAGAGTTTGCAAGTGCTACGTTAGCTGAGCTCGATTAAGTCAGCTTTAGTTCATAAGTTCACAAGTTTTGATAAGAACTGTTTCGGATGGACAAGCCGAAGCCTTGCTTTTGATGAGTCTGAAGCTTTGGTCAGGAGTTGAGATCGAAGcgcagtgccactttatacactatttacactccatacactatttacacaccatactgcacctggacattCTAAGGACACTTTAACACCGACTCGCACAGcgcagtgccactttatacactatttacacaccatacttcacctggtcactttaaggacaatcagtAAAAAACATACtcatttatgtatgtatatacacattatttctacatattctccatatatttcatatttttatagttttcttatatagtttcttcttatatatatatatatatatatatatatatatatatatatatatatatatatatatatatatatattttgcttttttatacgtaccctgtatgtatctgtatgtgacaaataaaatttgatttgaatgcCTTATAATGCATAATGTGACCTCTTCACCAGTGGCTAATGCAGTGCAGATGCTAGAAGGCAAATTCTGCGGAAATCAGCTAAAATACCAATAAGAGGTCATcatatgtttacaaaaaaaaatcatgtgacAGCAATAAATGTGCTAGTAGCTAAAGCTAAAGGTAAAAGTAAACAATTTAAAAGAATTGTCATTCATTGTCGTCGTCTCATCGGGACAAAaggcaaaagaaagaaagaaataacttACAAAACAAATGAGGGATGTAGCTAACTAATCGGTATGGAAACGCTCTGTTCTGACAGTATCTCCACCCATTTTCATCTTCAACCACCGGACACGAAGAAGCGGTTATCTTTAACAGAATTCTTACTGCGATCGTCTTGTAGAACGCCAAGTAATCGTCTTAAAAGTCTGCTGGGATCACGCAGAGTAAAAACATCTGTACGAGAACGTCGCTCAGGATTAGCTCCGCAACTTTGTGCAAAAAGGGGAGGGAATTCTGAAACACGTGAAGCAGacgtcaaaaaaaaagaaaaaaaaaaatcaccaataATTCACGTTCATGGGATTTTTTTGGGTATACTTTATTTTGTAGCTAACAGCAAATTTTTTGCATGCTTATAAAAAGTTACATGCTGCCGCTGTTTGAGAAAAGCTTTGGGAAATCTTGCTCTGACGTGCTGCTCACGTCTGACGGACTGGAAGATGGGTGTACACACAAATTCGTTGCAATCCATCTACACCATCTATACactgagaggagaggagaggagaggagagaggtctctgagaggagaggacagaacaggagaggacaggacacgagaggacaggacaggagaagagagaggtCTCTGAGAGGAGAGGACAGAACAGGAGAGGACAGAACAGGagaggacaggacaggagaGAGGTCTCTGAGAGGAGAGGACAGAACAGGAGAGGACAGAACAGGAGAGAGGTCTCTGAGAGGAGAGGACAGAACAGGagaggacaggacaggagaggacaggacaggagaaGAAAGCGGTCTCTGAGAGGAGAACACGACAATTTTGAATGCTGAGACACAACAAGGTTCTGACAGGAGTATAACAGTCACTGATAAAAGGCTCAGCAACAGCTGCAGGTCTGACTCATGAGACTAgacttgttttattttcaaaccACAGCACTGTTAAGATCTCACTTCTTTGTCTAGAAAGAAGGTGTGACATTTCTATCGCTGCGGCTTGGACTAAAACAGTTAAATGTGAGTTGGACTAGACATGAATGCAGACATGACGTGATCTTCTGCAGCGTCGCTCGCTCACTCTGTCCTTGATGAGGACCGGGTCTTTTATAAAACACTCCTCCTCACAGCGGCACATCAATTACCTCGGCGCTTAGGACAACATCGGCGTGCTTCAGTAATAGCGCTTCAGAGTGCTTTCTCTAATGATCCCACTCCCACACATGATCCCACTCCCCCACATGATCCCACTCCCCCACATGATCCCACTCCCACACATGATCCCACTCCCTCACATGATCCCACTCCCCCCACATGATCCCACTCCCACACATGATCCCACTCCCACACATGATCCCACTCCCACACATGATCCCACTCCCCCCACATGATCCCACTCCCCCACATGATCCCACTCCCATGCGTCACTTTAAACCTCACAGCCTTCGCTCAGCCCTTTATTACCCACTGTTCCTGCTCTCTGgctgctttgtgtatcatagcATATCATAACACTTCATGTTAAAGCGCAGCATTATTCCTTACAGACATGACACCTTACAGACATGACACCTTACAGACCGTGACGGCGCcgattaataataaaactaacaaTATGGTGAGCCGGTATTGTTGGTTTATTCGTGTGCGTTTGTGATGACGTAACAAAGGAAAATGCACCGGGCTTTGAAAGACTCAAGCGATTCGAAACCCTGGATTGAGTGCTGGGAATAATCTCGCTCGGATTCGGCACCAAACGTTCCTGATGTGAAAACCACCACTAACTGGATTTTCATGAAC
It encodes the following:
- the trmt9b gene encoding probable tRNA methyltransferase 9B, translated to MDEAASQLERDHVHSVYERIAPFFNDSRYKAWPRVKQFLLEQEPGSIVADVGCGNGKYLHINESIFKMGCDVCRPLVDSAWSRGHEVQLCDGLRLPYRDGCFDAVLSIAVIHHMSTKERRVRALKEISRTLRVGGRVMIYVWAMEQKRRKFEKQDIFVPWNPNPPLSSTSRGRLRPRLRGGGTQSISEATVSDEMHRNTKSTSSMVDEEDPGSPAQQRKQKLWFFSRSLDSVLDLSSLSVSRSSSRELSVFCSPTDEPEARTQARSTRGRALIRQVSSFFTNPSSRNSLEEDVFEPHEQMQKAECSGVDGTVSVALVQDCSSVPLPDLVSRQRECSGSEHLGEDDAGDIGQESAVSLTQNEEWSKDQLNESCLRYYHVFREGELTQLIEEHVEELHILQTYLDHANWCVVAEKVHVWRV